A stretch of DNA from Tigriopus californicus strain San Diego chromosome 8, Tcal_SD_v2.1, whole genome shotgun sequence:
CACGAGACCCGAATCGTCGTCCACGGAAGCACTCACACTGGTCTCAATGACATCGGCTTCCGGTCCCTCGATCTTGATCGGCATGTCCACTGCCGTCCAAATTAAGGGTGATTCCGCCACCATCGTGGCCATCCCCAAAGACTCATGGGTGGGGGGCGGTTCGGGCGGGGCTGGAGCCACGATCACCTTCCGTCGTTTAGCCGGTACCTCCCCTCCCATTTCTGACTTGGCCGATGACGACCCGGACACTTGGGGCGAACCCGACGGGGTGCCTGATATGGGCCGTTTCGGGGGTTGGGGCGAGCGACCCGTGGTCTGATGAAAGCGACTCAAGCCCTTGAGTTGCAGTTTTTTGGCCACGGCTAAAAATGTGGGCAGCTGTGACTCCGTCAGTTCGATCTGACCCTGATACATAAAGTCCAAGGCCCTCTGCAAGTACAAAGGCTGGATATCCTTGAACTTGACCACTTGGATGGTCTTGTTGCTCACGGTCTGGAAGATCTTCTTGAACAGTCCCGAACACGCCGACAAGATCAATTTGTGAGCGGGAAAGCCTCGCTCTTGGGCGAATACGGTCACGTCGAAGAAGCTGTCCTGGGTCCGCAGGTCGGAAATGGCGCTCACCACACTGCAATGGAAATCCGGCCATATCACCAAAGAGCGTTTCTCCTCCGAGGACACCATGGTGGCAAGCAGGATGATCCGGCGGGTACTCCCGGTTCCCCGGATGGCCTGGATTGGCGGTCGATCAAGGCGATGAGCCACCCACAGCTGGCCAATAAAGTGTCTTCAGTCACAACACTGATGCGACTTGCTAGGCGACACCGCGGCGGAATCTACGCTTCTCGCGCGGCAGCACACACGCGAGGCGGATTTGGCAAGAGCGGCTGGCTGTACGGGACAAATAGTGGATGGGATCGAGGTTATTGGTGGGTTATTCATCGAATGGAAAAGGCTGGAGAAGGAATTTAAATCTGCCGGCATTGGTGAGATTGTTAGCTTGGATGCGTGGCTCGAGTGCCTTGGATGGCGACACTGATTTAAGGCCCAGCTAAGGCCAGGCGAGGTTGACCCAGGGACGCCAATTATGGCAGATTTGAGCCAAGTCTGGAGGGACGCTGGTCAGATGGATGAAGGGGTTGGTGGAATCGGGACATTTTCCCCCCCCGTGAAGGACGTGTCTTGTGTTCGGACCACGCGTGACAGTATCAAAATGTACCAAGAGTGCAAGTAAGGAACCAAATTAGAATGAAATCAAGCCAAGATTTGCTGTAGTTTGTGCCATTTATGTCTTAGAAAGTTGCCAAAGTAGTAGTAGAGGGAAAACTTAATGAGAGGAACAGATAGCAAACAGTGTCATTGGTCACAATTAGATAGGATGACCAATTCATGAGTCAACCATTCCTGTAAAACTTATAATGGCGTCATTTGCCTCATTTACGTTGCCCAACATTTAAGTGAACCATATTTTCAGAGTTATTAGAGATTGCTCTCCGAGCCAGCCAAGCCAAGCAGACCAGTTTCTACAAGGCGTGGGTGGTTATTACATTTTGTGGTGGGGAGTGATTGATTAGTGATTACCGACGATAGAGGGTGCGTGCACAacttaatgatttctcattttAGTTGGAATAAAACAATCCAGCAGGCGTGTTTTAcccttctttgttttcttttcaatgattgtGCTAGTTAATCCACAGACTGGTTAATCACAAAAGAGgtcaaaaattggttcaatgatttttggggTACTGGGTGGTTCAGTATGCACTACTGCTTACAATGCAGATTTAGTTTGAGAAATGATGTGGACAATATCATCACTAGACAGAGACAGTAAGGGGAAATATTGACTACCTCCATCATAATTAATTAAATGATTTCTCCTTCAGTTAATTTTTTGACCGCCTTGTGCTAAGATTTTTTAAGATTGACGCAAACATTTGGctgagctcaaaattggtcaATGCATTCTTACTATGTAAAagccacagacttctagagatatggactgcaaacagaAGCTAAAAATTTTCATCTCCTAATCCCTTCACTTTATTGAAAATAAGCTCTTCATACGACCACActatcttgttgaatagatgaacctagccaagtttgagcccaaagttatgcttagggaactcaggagatatgtccaaagctACGTAataaacaatacataaaattttcgacctgctcttggtcagctgcttaagcttttgacaccataattttgaaatgaaccactttacaattaaataatataaaaatggcatgcctttaattgaggagatctacgttgATCATCTTATTACTGTTATTCGTAAAGAGGCTCAGAGTctcaatgaccaagagcaagccgatttggagggaagctagtttgcagtccatatcaCTAGAAGTCCTTGTAAAAGATTACCTCGTGCCAAGGAAAATGAGTTTGATTCATTGGGAGGGATGGAAGTTGACGTAGTCCTTGTTATAGTTAACAGGAGCACTTGAAACTATTAGTGCATGAGCACAATCTAGTTCGTTAATATTGGGATGTTCTCTAAAATGTTATTGACTTTCCTTGGCTATTCTTTTATATGTCTGGCTAATGAAATAGGTATTATTTAGTTAAATGCAACCCATTGGTCAAATATTTGCTAAACGACTAACTCTATCAACAATGAAAAGGATATGTGCCTATCATTTTGAGATGTAATGGGATTACCgctcctttttttctcgaaaaagaaCGGATCACTGTAATTTCGTCGCTGAAAAATTTTGTTACTACTAGTGGCCCTGTTCAAACCTATTGAAGGTTCAATACAATAGTACACGCtttttattgactttttttatttgcctgATGCACAAAAAGAAGTACTCAATTggaaaagtattcatttttacGCACTAGCGAACACATGACATACAACATGGGTGGATTGGTAGTAGTGTCAACCGGGTTTGCATTTGCCGTAGGTTTGATGATTCTTTATCCTCCTTGAAGAACGGAATAGTTTTCCGCACATTTCGCAAGGTATTTCTGTGTCCCCATGATTCTCTTCAAAATGCATCCGAAGTAGGTATCGGCTTTCGACCATCTTTTGGCAATATTTACATTTGTATCCTACAATGGAATCGAACAAACCACGTTATTTAAGTTGTTTATCCACCAAAACCTGCCACTTAAGTACAATCTGGGTGTGCTACTTTATGTGAAGTAGGCAACTGGCATTGAAGACAATCATTTCTTTTAGCGTCGTTTGAATGACCGAGTTTTGTTAAACACATGCCAATACTCAATACACACACCAGTGTTTGAGTAGCAACAACAAATTAACCAATAAATATCTAATAGCTTTTATGGATACAGGGTGTCTCATGGAGACCTCGAAATAGTCCACGTTTCTTTGATGTGCGGTAATAGATGTACTATGTATGACACCCCacaagaaattggccaaagagtTCAAGTAACATCAACATTTTTTACCTATAGGGTGCTTTCATCTATAGGACACCTAGATCTCCTTTTCGTTCATGCGTATGCACATTTCTGGTGATGCCAACAGAATGTGTACCAAAATAGAGCCATTTCTGGAAAGA
This window harbors:
- the LOC131885013 gene encoding modifier of mdg4-like yields the protein MVSSEEKRSLVIWPDFHCSVVSAISDLRTQDSFFDVTVFAQERGFPAHKLILSACSGLFKKIFQTVSNKTIQVVKFKDIQPLYLQRALDFMYQGQIELTESQLPTFLAVAKKLQLKGLSRFHQTTGRSPQPPKRPISGTPSGSPQVSGSSSAKSEMGGEVPAKRRKVIVAPAPPEPPPTHESLGMATMVAESPLIWTAVDMPIKIEGPEADVIETSVSASVDDDSGLVTTTVSLTVPHANEPPAEPPSLKMEVTPLSTEEKEKAERTEYFESIYRQGAVVGPNGLSGFECKYCKKLYNSRSALRNHFQEIHAGTQIPCEYCGKMYPSQKRIRGHQKKDKCTM